CAACGAGATCCTTGCCTTTTCCGGATTTCACAATGGCAACTGCAGCAGAGCCGACATCAAGGCCGCAGGCAGCGCCGATATCGGTCTGTTTGGAGATGAAGATGAACGGGATCTGCTTCTCAGCACAGAGGGGCGGAAGATGCATCACAATCTCTTCCGGCTCAACATCGCCGCCGATTAACACAATCTGGGCAATGCCACGTTCAATTGCTTTTGTTGCCTCATTGGATCCCTTCTTGATCTTTCCGGTGTCCCGTGCAAGTTCGAGAGCTTCAAGCGCATTATTCTGAAGCTCATCAGGGACTTCAAATTTCTGATACATCTTTGACATAACTCACCTCATTCAGGAGGGGGGAGCCTCCGTCATCACTCATCAGCGGTTCAAAAACCGATGCTGGCGTAACCATATAATTTCACAGAGAAGGGGGATAAAGGTTCTTCTCCGGGACCGGGTGCAGCACTTCGTATATGGTTGTACCACCTTCTGAAAAGACAGGTTTCAGGCCCTCTGAAGGAAGATTCACCAGATAGCGTTCCTTTTCAAAACTGCCGACAACAATATGCGTCACGCCATACTCCTGAAGGAGAATCGGGCTTTGATCCGGGTTTTCATAGATGATTCTGACATCCTGGATCCTTTTGTGGTACCAGCCATCCTCATCGCCGCGCCAGACCAGCTCATGGCCCGGCCATCCGAGGATCGTCGGGATACCGGTAAATGACGATATCCTGGCAGCATAGGTATACCCTTCACCAACAGCTTCAACAACAACCAGGTCCCCATCAAGCGACCGAAGATACGAGATTGCCGCTGCATCTCCGGGGTGCCTGTCAAAGAGCCAGGCAGCGCCATCAAGTGTTCCGGAGCCATAGCCATATGTCAG
The nucleotide sequence above comes from Methanocalculus natronophilus. Encoded proteins:
- the rpl7ae gene encoding 50S ribosomal protein L7Ae; the protein is MSKMYQKFEVPDELQNNALEALELARDTGKIKKGSNEATKAIERGIAQIVLIGGDVEPEEIVMHLPPLCAEKQIPFIFISKQTDIGAACGLDVGSAAVAIVKSGKGKDLVEELVKQVAALRG